Within the Arthrobacter sp. V1I7 genome, the region CGCCTCCGTCAGTTCGACCTGGAGTTGGCGACGGTCCGTCTCGTTCCGGGTTCTGGTCACGAGCCCTTGGGATTCCAGCCGGGCCAGGACTCTGCCGAGGGTCTGGCTTTGGACGTGCACTTTCGCGGCGAGCTGTTCCTGGTTTAGCGGGCGGGGGGCGACAGCCTCCAGGGCGATAACTGCGGCGCGCGTCAGGCCCAGCGGCGCCAGCGCTTCATCCTGGCGGCGCTGAACCAGCCGGGCCGCCGCGACCAGAAGCCGATAGCTGCCCCGGAGGTTCGGTTCAGGATCGCGGCTCA harbors:
- a CDS encoding MarR family winged helix-turn-helix transcriptional regulator is translated as MSRDPEPNLRGSYRLLVAAARLVQRRQDEALAPLGLTRAAVIALEAVAPRPLNQEQLAAKVHVQSQTLGRVLARLESQGLVTRTRNETDRRQLQVELTEAGQAALEAARNAENNAFPAAMDVEGWEILQQQLARFVDSFQGPPPDPQTSPGQPGPPVERTLETTHHRRFTPGQDPAGSESTDGY